In Piliocolobus tephrosceles isolate RC106 chromosome 5, ASM277652v3, whole genome shotgun sequence, a single genomic region encodes these proteins:
- the SLC35D3 gene encoding solute carrier family 35 member D3 — MRQLCRGRVLGISVAIAHGVFSGSLNILLKFLISRYQFSFLTLVQCLTSSTAALSLELLRRLGLIAVPPFGLSLARSFAGVAVLSTLQSSLTLWSLRGLSLPMYVVFKRCLPLVTMLIGVLVLKNGAPSPGVLAAVLITTCGAALAGAGDLTGDPIGYVTGVLAVLVHAAYLVLIQKASADTDHGPLTAQYVIAVSATPLLVICSFASTDSIHAWTFPGWKDPAMVCIFVACILIGCAMNFTTLHCTYINSAVTTSFVGVVKSIATITVGMVAFSDVEPTSLFIAGVVVNTLGSIIYCVAKFMETRKQSKYEDLEAQPRGEEAQLSGDQLPFVMEELPGEGGNGRSEGGEAADGPPQQSRQEVRGSPRGVPLVAGSSEEGSRRSLKDAYLEVWRLVRGTRYIKKDYLIENEELPSP, encoded by the exons ATGCGGCAGCTGTGCCGGGGACGAGTGCTGGGCATCTCGGTGGCCATCGCGCACGGGGTCTTCTCGGGCTCCCTCAACATCTTGCTCAAGTTCCTCATCAGCCGCTACCAGTTCTCCTTCCTGACCCTGGTGCAGTGCCTGACCAGCTCCACGGCGGCGCTGAGCCTGGAGCTGCTGCGGCGCCTCGGGCTCATCGCCGTGCCCCCTTTCGGTCTGAGCCTGGCACGCTCCTTCGCGGGGGTCGCGGTGCTCTCCACGTTGCAGTCCAGCCTCACGCTCTGGTCCCTGCGCGGCCTCAGCCTGCCTATGTACGTGGTCTTCAAGCGCTGCCTGCCCCTGGTCACCATGCTCATCGGCGTCCTGGTGCTCAAGAACGGCGCGCCCTCGCCAGGGGTGCTGGCGGCCGTGCTCATCACCACCTGCGGCGCCGCCCTGGCAG GAGCCGGCGACCTGACGGGCGACCCCATCGGGTACGTCACGGGAGTGCTGGCGGTGCTGGTGCACGCCGCCTACCTGGTGCTCATCCAGAAGGCCAGCGCTGACACAGACCACGGGCCCCTCACCGCGCAGTACGTCATCGCCGTCTCCGCCACTCCGCTGCTGGTCATCTGCTCCTTCGCCAGCACCGACTCCATCCACGCCTGGACCTTCCCTGGCTGGAAGGACCCAGCTATGGTCTGCATCTTCGTGGCCTGCATCCTGATCGGCTGCGCCATGAACTTCACCACGTTGCACTGCACCTACATCAACTCGGCCGTGACCACCAGCTTCGTGGGCGTGGTAAAGAGCATCGCCACCATCACGGTGGGCATGGTGGCCTTCAGCGACGTGGAACCCACCTCTCTGTTCATTGCCGGCGTGGTGGTGAACACCCTGGGCTCCATCATTTACTGTGTGGCCAAGTTCATGGAGACCAGAAAGCAAAGCAAGTACGAGGACCTGGAGGCCCAACCCAGGGGAGAGGAGGCACAGCTAAGTGGAGACCAGCTACCATTCGTGATGGAGGAGCtgcctggggagggaggaaatggCCGGTCAGAAGGTGGGGAGGCAGCAGATGGCCCCCCTCAGCAGAGCAGGCAAGAGGTCAGGGGCAGCCCCCGAGGAGTCCCGCTGGTGGCTGGGAGCTCTGAAGAAGGGAGCAGGAGGTCGTTAAAAGATGCTTACCTCGAGGTGTGGAGGTTGGTTAGGGGAACCAGGTATATAAAGAAGGATTATTTGATAGAAAACGAGGAGTTACCCAGTCCTTGA